From a single Nicotiana tomentosiformis chromosome 2, ASM39032v3, whole genome shotgun sequence genomic region:
- the LOC138905728 gene encoding uncharacterized mitochondrial protein AtMg00820-like, with amino-acid sequence MPADTLIQGVQDGITEDAQNVQDVPMTESSSNAPTRQTLRVKNPPIWQMDYVLQPQKSSKCNYPISNFLSYEKMSSKYRSYMSVYLVLKEPYNFKEVVKDERWITTMKQEIQALEDNKTWEVVDLPPGKASIGSKWVYKIKYQANREVETFKA; translated from the coding sequence ATGCCTGCTGATACACTCATTCAAGGTGTACAAGATGGGATCACTGAAGATGCTCAGAATGTGCAAGATGTACCTATGACTGAGTCTAGTTCCAATGCACCAACTAGACAGACACTCAGAGTAAAAAATCCACCTATATGGCAAATGGACTATGTATTGCAGCCACAGAAGTCCTCAAAATGCAACTATCCAATCTCAAACTTCCTGTCTTATGAGAAGATGTCCTCAAAGTACAGAAGCTATATGTCAGTTTATTTAGTCCTGAAAGAGCCTTATAACTTCAAGGAAGTTGTAAAGGATGAGAGGTGGATCACAACCATGAAACAAGAGATACAAGCATTAGAAGATAATAAGACTTGGGAGGTTGTTGACTTACCACCGGGCAAAGCTTCTATTGGGTCCAAGTGGGTGTACAAAATAAAGTACCAAGCTAATAGAGAAGTAGAAACATTCAAGGCATGA
- the LOC138905726 gene encoding uncharacterized protein: MNSFLKDLLTGIIYASDAHAVWEDLHERFDKVNRVRIFQLHRAISRLSQGEDSVVVYFTKLKELWAEYDVLVPSPNCGCPKSKEHMIHLQQQRVMQFLDGLNDTYDHARRQIFMKTTELTLNQAYAPITQDENQQCVGGGVIGHKTDPLTMQAGRGQGFHERKQYLQCEHCRMRGHTKENCYKIVRYPKDFRRRKGFQPKGVLTAANHVECSVNHEEGYVAQGSQGASGASQSKGGDHFFTEVQYQQILDLISKDSPPNDIKT, from the coding sequence TATGCATCAGATGCACATGCAGTTTGGGAAGACCTACATGAGCGATTTGATAAGGTGAATCGAGTGCGTATCTTTCAATTACACAGAGCAATTTCGCGATTATCTCAAGGAGAGGATTCTGTAGTTGTGTATTTTACCAAGTTGAAGGAGCTGTGGGCAGAGTATGATGTATTAGTACCATCTCCGAACTGTGGTTGTCCAAAATCTAAAGAGCATATGATTCATTTACAACAACAAAGAGTTATGCAGTTCCTAGATGGACTAAACGATACATACGATCATGCTCGTAGGCAAATTTTTATGAAAACCACCGAACTAACCCTTAATCAGGCATATGCACCTATAACACAGGATGAGAATCAACAATGCGTAGGAGGTGGAGTTATAGGTCATAAGACAGATCCATTAACTATGCAAGCAGGGAGAGGTCAAGGTTTTCATGAAAGAAAACAATATCTGCAATGTGAACACTGTCGTATGAGAGGACATACAAAGGAAAATTGCTACAAGATCGTAAGGTACCCTAAAGATTTCAGAAGAAGGAAAGGATTTCAACCTAAAGGGGTACTAACTGCTGCAAATCATGTGGAATGTTCTGTGAATCATGAAGAAGGATATGTGGCTCAAGGCTCACAAGGAGCATCAGGAGCATCACAATCTAAAGGAGGAGATCATTTTTTCACAGAAGTACAGTACCAGCAGATCCTAGACTTGATCAGCAAAGACTCACCACCAAATGACATTAAGACTTAA
- the LOC104104156 gene encoding auxin-responsive protein SAUR50-like gives MALIKKTSKHITQTAALKQILKKCSSFGKNIETDLPHDVPKGHFVVYVGENMSRYIISISWLTHPRFQSLLQRAEEEFGFSHDLGITIPCDEDNFCSLISMLR, from the coding sequence ATGGCTCTAATTAAGAAAACAAGCAAGCACATCACTCAAACAGCAGCCCTCAAGCAAATCCTCAAAAAGTGTTCTAGCTTTGGAAAAAATATTGAGACTGACTTGCCCCATGATGTCCCAAAAGGCCATTTTGTTGTATACGTGGGAGAAAATATGAGTAGGTACATAATTTCAATTTCTTGGTTGACACATCCAAGATTTCAGAGCTTGCTTCAAAGAGCTGAAGAGGAGTTTGGATTTAGCCATGATTTGGGAATTACTATTCCTTGTGATGAAGATAATTTCTGCTCCCTAATTTCCATGTTGAGATAA
- the LOC138905729 gene encoding cysteine proteinase inhibitor 4-like, protein MARQFNFLLLSSLSLIVVASSLFHVCSARSGLRHNFLDGEKPIKNPNDPTVVGIATFAVNEHNKKSKSNFQLVRVMAGGTDVIPDGTVYQLEISTSESNVITTRLVAVLVHPNNVKELLSFE, encoded by the coding sequence ATGGCTCGACAATTTAACTTTCTCCTCCTCTCAAGTCTCTCATTAATTGTTGTTGCTTCTTCTTTGTTTCATGTCTGTTCTGCAAGGAGTGGCCTGAGACATAATTTTCTTGATGGTGAGAAACCCATAAAAAATCCAAATGACCCAACAGTTGTGGGAATTGCAACATTCGCTGtgaatgagcacaacaagaagTCTAAAAGCAACTTTCAACTTGTAAGAGTGATGGCAGGAGGGACTGATGTAATTCCTGACGGTACTGTTTATCAACTCGAAATTAGTACTAGTGAATCAAATGTTATTACAACCCGTCTTGTGGCTGTTCTGGTGCATCCAAACAATGTTAAAGAACTTCTTTCCTTCGAATGA